A single Antechinus flavipes isolate AdamAnt ecotype Samford, QLD, Australia chromosome 5, AdamAnt_v2, whole genome shotgun sequence DNA region contains:
- the LAS1L gene encoding ribosomal biogenesis protein LAS1L: MDKKEDLFWAQARNRRRKKMRVQAPLVQAQAVPGRESSATRSLKQSARTQPVSRALSASRAQTAQSASRTQPVSRALSASRAQSASGTQPTLSRAQSVPRLQSISGPQPASRAQSASGIQSSRIQTASRYQPVSRLQLGTRPQTVSRSQSASGTQAASGSQAASQSQPDSGTQSSDNELEEPRGAIVVPWRTKEEWDQVMVYLFCADIKLQKYALDRVTAWKSRCASNLPLAVSCTADLVRCKVMDESGDVGTQELIFLYGMALVRFVNLITESKQKLINIPLRRLAHEMQIPEWIINLRHDFTHRKLPRLSTCRRGCDFVLDWLRRSYWCRQLGSDLCEAWGTGMDFQEVDMGVIAPHLDNMVSEEDRKEKEQYDKIRKVLVSYEEEQFRVLKELRQLPKVIKAWANLSTEVEWMVSKMKKFTQENGTLVLSILLSDGFLIPTAEQLEALQIQPGKSMNQTSFVLPRCFSHFWQPLLKGLESQPFTQALLEKMFTVLPDFGDTGIRPAYLISWISELLVVYGPRGEHFSSSQRAIRKTWKIARHNFSLNWSQLLDVCLDCACWATPPLLHLLLKTMEPAFPLDTQEKLMCLCTIYTQGGNPNSRPRNRQGTGPLRRPAYTLEDLQWQVKQSMMLDRQRNYKSEDEEEAETEMEELPSTKRKEEPEVKQEPAEKASLRETPEELVEKQAELEDSPWQLCSDDVDWSKYPLGTVPGQTNDPNELMLDSFTMLPVVDQPAVQENENFPDATHHPTDQDPEDGEELLWTQSELHRIKSNLKFF, encoded by the coding sequence ATGGATAAGAAAGAAGATCTCTTCTGGGCCCAAGCTCGCAACCGGCGCCGGAAGAAGATGCGGGTCCAGGCCCCCCTGGTACAGGCCCAGGCAGTACCAGGACGTGAAAGTTCAGCTACCAGGTCTCTTAAACAGTCAGCGAGGACCCAGCCAGTGTCCCGGGCCCTGTCAGCTTCTAGGGCCCAGACAGCCCAGTCCGCATCGAGGACCCAGCCAGTGTCCCGGGCCCTGTCAGCTTCTAGGGCCCAGTCAGCCTCTGGGACCCAGCCGACATTATCTCGGGCCCAGTCAGTGCCAAGGCTCCAGTCTATCTCTGGGCCCCAGCCCGCATCCCGAGCCCAGTCAGCCTCTGGGATCCAGTCGTCCCGTATCCAGACAGCTTCCCGGTACCAGCCAGTGTCAAGACTCCAACTGGGGACCAGGCCTCAGACAGTCTCCCGGTCCCAGTCAGCCTCCGGGACCCAAGCAGCGTCCGGATCACAGGCGGCCTCCCAGAGCCAGCCAGACTCTGGGACCCAGTCCAGCGACAATGAGCTAGAAGAGCCCCGGGGGGCTATTGTGGTGCCCTGGCGCACCAAGGAGGAGTGGGACCAGGTCATGGTCTACCTCTTCTGCGCTGACATTAAGCTGCAGAAGTATGCACTGGACCGAGTGACGGCCTGGAAGAGCCGGTGTGCCAGTAACCTCCCCCTTGCCGTGTCCTGCACAGCAGACCTGGTGAGATGTAAGGTGATGGATGAGAGCGGCGACGTGGGCACCCAAGAACTTATCTTTCTTTATGGCATGGCGTTGGTCAGGTTTGTAAATCTTATAACTGAGTCCAAACAAAAACTTATCAATATTCCCTTGAGACGCCTGGCACATGAGATGCAGATCCCAGAGTGGATCATAAACCTTCGTCATGATTTCACACACAGGAAACTTCCTAGACTGAGCACTTGTCGAAGAGGTTGTGACTTTGTCTTAGACTGGCTTCGAAGATCCTATTGGTGCCGTCAGTTAGGGAGTGACCTGTGCGAAGCCTGGGGTACAGGAATGGATTTCCAGGAGGTAGATATGGGGGTGATAGCGCCTCATCTGGACAATATGGTTTCTGAAGaggacaggaaagaaaaagaacagtatGATAAAATCCGGAAAGTGCTGGTCTCCTATGAAGAAGAGCAGTTTAGGGTGCTCAAAGAGCTAAGGCAGCTGCCTAAGGTTATCAAAGCTTGGGCAAATTTGTCCACTGAAGTGGAATGGATGGTGTCAAAAATGAAGAAGTTTACACAGGAAAATGGGACACTTGTGCTGAGCATCTTGCTCAGTGACGGTTTCCTCATTCCCACTGCAGAGCAGCTGGAAGCTTTGCAGATTCAACCAGGAAAATCCATGAATCAGACCAGCTTTGTGTTGCCTCGGTGCTTTTCTCACTTCTGGCAGCCCCTTTTGAAGGGCTTAGAATCCCAGCCATTCACCCAAGCTCTCCTGGAAAAGATGTTCACGGTGCTTCCAGACTTTGGGGACACTGGGATCCGGCCGGCCTACCTCATCAGTTGGATCAGTGAACTGCTAGTGGTCTATGGCCCCCGTGGGGAACACTTCTCTTCTAGCCAGCGTGCCATCCGGAAAACTTGGAAGATTGCACGCCACAACTTCTCCTTGAATTGGTCCCAGCTCCTCGATGTCTGTCTGGACTGTGCCTGCTGGGCCACTCCCCCCCTCCTCCATCTGCTTCTCAAGACCATGGAACCAGCCTTTCCCTTAGACACTCAAGAGAAACTGATGTGTCTCTgcaccatctacacccagggtgGGAACCCCAACTCCAGACCAAGGAACAGGCAAGGGACTGGGCCTTTGAGGAGGCCTGCCTACACTCTGGAAGATCTGCAGTGGCAGGTGAAGCAGTCTATGATGCTTGACAGGCAGAGGAATTACAAGTCAGAGGATGAGGAAGAGGCAGAGACTGAGATGGAAGAGCTTCCTTCCACCAAGAGAAAGGAAGAGCCTGAGGTTAAACAGGAACCAGCAGAAAAGGCCTCCTTGAGGGAGACCCCTGAGGAGTTAGTTGAAAAGCAGGCTGAATTGGAAGACTCTCCATGGCAGCTTTGCTCAGATGATGTAGACTGGAGCAAATATCCCCTGGGCACCGTTCCAGGGCAAACAAATGATCCCAATGAACTCATGCTGGACAGCTTCACGATGTTGCCTGTTGTGGACCAACCTGCAGTCCAGGAAAATGAGAATTTTCCTGATGCGACACACCATCCCACAGACCAGGACCCCGAAGATGGGGAAGAGTTACTGTGGACCCAGAGTGAACTGCATCGCATTAAAAGCAACCTTAAATTCTTCTAA